The nucleotide sequence GCGGCGGCGCAGACCCACGCCGAGCCGGAACGGCGCGCGCTCCTCGACCGCGCCGACGAGGCCCTCGCGTAAGTCGGCGTCGTGCACTGACCAGGGCTCTTGATCACACGCGCAACCAATGGCCGGTCACGTCTTACATACGAGCTGGTCACGAGGCTCACGCTTGGGTCTCGGCTTGGCCACGGCAGGATCCCACAGCTCTGTTGATCTGTCCAAATTGCCATCAGTCACCCGTACGGGGAGGGACACGATGGTCAGGTACCGACAGTTCGCAGTGGTCGTGGGGCTCGCGGCGCTGCTGGCCGCCGCGGGATGCGGGTCCGGCGGCGACCAGAGCGACTCGTCCGCGCCCGAGCCGTTGCCGGACCGGCACCGGCAGAGCACTCCCGGCCCGGAGCGGGGCGGCGAGACGCGGGCGCAGGACGATCCACAGTCGACGTTCGCGATCGATGTGGACACCGCGTCGTACGGGTACGCCCGCCGGCTCATCAACGACGGCCACCGGCCGGACGCCGAGCAGGTGCGGCCGGAGGAGTTCGTCAACGCGTTCGACCAGGACTACCCGGAGCCGGGCGGCGACGGGTTCGCGGTGCACGTCGACGGGGCGCGGCTGCCGAGGTTTCACGAAGCCGAGGGCGACGTGCGGCTGATGCGGGTGGGGCTGCGCACCCGGGGCGAGGACGCCGGGACGCGCGAGGACGCCGCGCTGACGTTCGTGGTCGACGTGTCCGGCTCGATGGGCGAGCCGGGGCGCCTCGACCTCGTGCAGGACGCCCTGCACACGCTCGTCGACGAGCTGCGGCCGACCGACTCGGTGGCGATCGTCGCGTTCAGCGGTGAGGCCGAGGTCGTCCGGGAGATGACGCCCGTCTCCGACGCGCGCCCCCTGCACCGCGCGGTCGACGCGCTGCGCACCCGCAGCAGCACCAACCTCGAGGCCGGGCTGGTGCTCGGGTACAAGGTGGCGCGCGAAGGCTTCCGGCCCGGCCGCACCAACCGGGTGATCGTGCTGTCGGACGGGCTGGCCAACACGGGCAGCACCCGGGCCGACGACATCCTGGAACGGGTGAGCGAGGAGGCGGACAAGGAGATCGCGCTGCTCGGTGTCGGGGTCGGCAGCGAGTACGGCGACGCGCTCATGGAACGGCTCGCCGACCGCGGCGACGGCTTCGTCGTGTACGTCAGCGAGCGCGAGCAGGCCCGCGACGTCTTCGTCCACAAGCTGCCCGCCACCCTCGCGGTACGCGCGCTCGACGCCAAGGTGCAGGTCACGTTCGACCCGGAGGCGGTGCGCTCGTACCGGCTGATCGGCTACGAGAACCGCGTGCTCGCCGACGAGGACTTCCGCGACGACCGGGTCGACGGCGGCGAGGTCGGCCCCGGCCACAGCGTGACCGCGCTCTACGAGGTGCGGCTGACCGGCGAGTCAGCCCGCGACGCGCGGGTCGCCCGCGTGCAGGCCCGCTGGCTCGACCCGCGCACGCGGGACGCGGCGGAGGTGTACGAGTCGGTCACCGTGTCCGACCTGAGCGGCGGCTTCGACGCGGCCGGCCCCCGGCTGCGGATGTGCTACGCCGCCGGCTTCTTCGCCGAGGCGCTGCGCGGCGGCGGTGCGGTGCCGCTCGACGCGCTCGGCCCGGTGGCCCGCCGCGCCGGCGACGACACCCGCGACCCGGCGGTACGCGACCTCGCCGCGCTGATCGACCGCGCCGCGGACCTCGACTGACAGACCGTGTGCGGCTCCCCGCCGCTGCCTGGCGGGGAGCCGTCCGGGCAGACCCCCTTCCGGGTTTCCGCTTCCGCCGGGGTAACCCTCGGGCCGCGGCGGCCGGCGCCTAGGCTGGCCGGATGCGGCTCGACATGCTCACCGCTCACCGCGACACCGGTGCGGCGCTGCTCACCTACTGCGACGGTGCTACCGGCGAGCGCACCACGCTCACCCCGGTCGAGCTGGGGCAGTGGGCCGCCCGCACCGCGGGGCTGCTGGCCGACGGCTGCGGCCTGGCGGCCGGTGATCGCGCGGCCGTGCTGCTGCCGCCGCACTGGCAGACCGCCGCGGTGCTGCTCGGCGCCTGGTCGATCGGGGTGACCGTGTCGTACCGGTCGTGGGCCACCGCCGGGCTGCCCGCGGTCGGGCCGGGGCAGGACGAGCCGTACGACGCGGTGTTCGTCTCCCGGCAGCGCCTCGGCAGCTGGCTGGAGAGCGTGCCCGAGGCGCGGCACCGCTTCGTGCACGACCTCGGGCCGGACGCCGCCCCGCTCGACGAGGTGCCCGAGGGCTACCGCGACTTTCTCGGCGAGGCCCGCCACCATCCCGGTGACCTGCCGGCCCAGCAGGCGGTGCGGTACACGGACGCGGCCAGCCCGGACGGCACCACGTACCAGCAATGGGGCGGGATCGCCGCGGAGATCGCGGGGTCGCTCGGCCTGGCGCCCGGCGACCGCGTCATGGTCGACGCCGCGGCCGCGCACCTGCTGCCGGTCACCTGGCTGCTCGCGCCGCTGGCCGCCGGCGCGTCGATCCTTGTCTGCGCCAACCTCGACCGCGACGCGATGGACCGGCGCGCGGCCGCCGAGGGCGTCACGCACGCGCTCTGACGCCTCAGCCGACCAGCTCGCCCAGCGCGGCCGCGAAGACCTCGTGGTGCCGGGCCACGTCGTCGTGCGTGGTCTGCGGGCAGGCCAGCGCCATGTTGTGAAACGGGGTGAGCAGGATCCCCCGGTTTGCCAGGTAGGTGTGCAGGTAGTCCTCCAGCTCCCCGTCGGCGCACGCCGCCGACTCGCCGCCGGTGCGCGGCGCGGGAGAGGCGAAGCGGTACTCCACGCGCGCGCCGAGCTGGCTGACCGACCACGGCAGCCCGTACCCCTCGATGATCTTCCGGGCGCCGGTCGCGAACGCGGTCGCCACCTCGACCATCCCGGCGAACGCCGCGTCGGTCAGCACCTCGCCGAGCGTCGCGCGGGCCGCGGCCAGCGAGAGCGGGTTGCCGGCGAGCGTGCCGCCCACCCCGCCCATGTCGACGAGGTCGAGGTCTGAGCGGTCACTCAGCGCGCCGGCGAGCGCCTCGGTGAGGCCGTACGCCCCGATCGGGATCCCGCCGCCGATCGCCTTGCCGATCGTCACCACGTCGGGCGCGAGGCCCCACGCCGCGGTCGCGCCGCCCGGCCCCGCGGAGAACGTGTGCGTCTCGTCGTTGACCAGGTACGTGCCGTGCCGCCGGGTCAGCTCCCGCACGCCGGCGAGGTAGCCGGGCTCGGGCAGCACGATGCCGATGTTCGTCAGCGCCGGCTCCATCAGCACCGCGGCGACGTCGCCGTGCGCGAGCTCGCGCTCCAGCCCGTCGAGGTCGTTGTACTCGGCGACGCGGCTGGTCGCCGTCACGTCGTAGGGCGCGCCGACGTTGCCCTCGCGGCTGCGCGCCCGCCCGTCCGGCCCCACCACGATCAGCGACTCGTCCACCGAGCCGTGGTAGCAGTAGCTGTTGACGAGCACGCGCGGACGGCCGGTCACCGCCCGCAGCAGCCGGATCGCCCACCGGTTGGCGTCCGTCGCGGTCAGCGCGAAGCTCCACTGTGGAACCCCGAAGCGGCGGGCCAGCTCCGCGCCCACCTCGGCCGCCTCCTCGGTCGGCAGCATCGTGGCCAGCCCGCCCCGCTCGGTCAGCCGCCTCGTCACCGCCTCGACCACCGGCGCCGGCGCGTGACCGGCCATCGCACCGGTGTCGCCCAGGCAGAAGTCGACGTACTCGCGACCGTCCACATCGGTCACCCGCGCGCCGTGGGCGGTCTCGAAGTGGATCGGAAAGCCGGCCGCGGTCTTGTTCATCCACGTCATCGGCACGCGGCCGAAGAGGTGCGCGGCCCGCCCGTACGCGGCGGCGGAGCGGGGGTGCAGGTCGGCGTAGGCCGCGCGCTCGCGGTCCAGCAGGGCGGCCAGTCGGCTGCGGTCGATCATCGGAGAACGCTCCTCACCTGGGCTTTCACCGGCAGCCTAACCGGACACCCCGATTACTCAGGACAGCGGCCGCGGCGGCTCCTAGCCTGTCGGCAGGCACTCTGGAGGGAGCACCCATGTCCGCACGGATCACCCTGCGCCGCTTCGCCGTCGCCTCCGCCACCCTGGCCGGCGCGGCACTGATCGCCGCCGCGTCGGGCGGCGCGCAGGCGCTCGCCACCGCCGCCACCGCGATCGAGTACGGCCTGATCGCCGCGTTCATCGCCGTCTAGGCCGGCGACCGCGGCCGGGCGCTACGCGGCCGCGACTTCGCCGGCCTCGTCGGGCTGCCACCGTCCCGGTACGCGAAGGCCCAGCAGCTTTGACGAAAACCTGCCACGCGAGGTACAGCGAGGACCGAAGCTGACCTAACCGGCTCGTAGCGTGAGTTTCATGATCACTCCATACCGCGTGGAAATCCCGGAAGAGCGCCTCGACGACCTGCGCGCGCGGCTCGCCGCCACCCGGTGGCCGGTACCGCTGCCCGGTGACGGCTGGGACACCGGCGTGCCCGTGGCGTGGCTGCGCGACCTCGCCGAGCACTGGCGTACCGGGTACGACTGGCGGGCCGCCGAGGCGAAGCTCAACGCACACCCGCAGTTCGTCACCGAGATCGACGGGCAGCGGATCCACTTCCTGCACGTGCGCTCGCCCCTGCCGCGCGCCCTCCCGCTGGTACTCACCCACGGGTGGCCGGGCTCGGTGTTCGAGTTCCTGGACCTGATCGGGCCGTTGACCGACCCGGGCGCGCACGGCGGCGACCCGGCCGACGCGTTCGACGTGGTGATCCCGTCCCTGCCGGGCTTCGGCCTGTCCGGGCCGACCGCCGACACCGGGTGGGACACCACGCGGACCGCGCGGGCCTGGGCCGAGCTGATGCGGCGGCTGGGGTACGAGCGGTTCGGCGCGCACGGCGGCGACATCGGCGCGGGGGTCAGCCCCGACCTGGGGCGGGTCGCGCCGGAGCGGGTCGCCGGCGTGCACGTCAACGGCGGGCCCGGACCGGTTCCGCCGGTCCCGCTCTCCGAGGAGGAGATGGCCGCGCTGACCGAGGTCGAGCGGGACCGGGTACGGCGGACCGAGGCGTTCATGCGGGAGGAGTACGGCTACATCGCCATCCAGTCCACCCGGCCGCAGACGCTCGCCTACGGCCTCACCGACTCGCCGGCCGGGCAGCTTGCGTGGATCATGGACAAGTTCCGCGAGTGGACGTACCCGCGGGAGGCGTTGCCCGAGGACGTCGTCGACCGCGACTGGCTGCTCACCAACGCGACACTGTGGTGGCTGACCGGCACCGCGGGCAGCGCGGCCCTGGTGGGGTACGCGAGCGCCGGCGGATGGGGCGAGCCGAAGACCAACTCGGGCGTGCCCACCGGCGCGATCGTGTTCGCCCACGACGTGGGGATCCGCCGCTACGCCGAGGCCGAGAACACCATCACCCGCTGGACCGACGTCGACCGCGGCGGGCACTTCGCCGCCATCGAGGAACCGGCGGCACTCCTCGCCGACCTGCGGGAGTTCTTCCGCGACCTGCGGTAGGCGGCTACGCGAGCAGCAGCCCGAGGTAGTACTCGTCCACGTCGCGGCCGTCGACGACGAGCGACGCACGGCGCAGCCCCTCGATCTGGAAGCCGCACGCCAGCAGCAGCCGGACCGCGGCCTGGTGGTGCGTGGCCGCCGTCAGCTCGACGCGTCGCAGCCCGCGCCGGCGGCACTCGTCGACCGCCGCGCGGGCCAGGCGGGTGCCGATCCCACGCCCCCGCCACCGCGCGTCCACCCCGAGGACGAGGCGGCCGGTGAGCCAGTGCGGGTCGACCTCGACGCGGGCGTACCCGGCGAGCGGCTCGTCCCCACCCGGATCGGCGACGACGTGGAAGCCCGGGCCGCCCGGATCCGGCTGCGCCTCCAGCCGCCGCCGCAGCGCGAGCAGCCGCGTGACGTCGCCTCCGGTGGCCGGGCGGACCGCGGTACCGTCCACGGTGCTCCCTCCGGCGTCGGCCTCCCGCACCGGCCCGCGCGACCGTGCGGGAGCGCCGCCGGCCGCCCGCGAACCGTCCACAAAGGGCGCCGGCACCGCCGCCATCGCGAGCCGGCTGCGGGCGTCCAGCCAGGTGGCCACCTCGCCGTCGTCGCCGCCGCACGCGCGGATGTACGCGGCGACGAGGTCCCGGCTCGGCAGCGTGTTCCGGTGCAGCATGGTGGCGACGGTGCTCGGCGGCAGCGACTCCCGCGTCGCCCGCGCCCGCCGCGCGAGCTGGCGGTACGTGAGGCCCGCGGCTTCCCGGCGGCGGCGCAGGCACAGCACGTACTCGGCGCTGCACCGCGCACCGGCCGGATCGAGGTCACTGACCACTGTGTACCCCCGTGTTTCCCGCTTCCCCGTGTAGCGGGAACCCCGAGCGTGGCGTCGGCCGCCCCTGTCCGGCAAGGCGATCCCTGTCCGGGACAGAACGGCGCGCTGTCCGGGCTGCTCAGGCGGGGTGCGAACGGTTCCGAACAAGCCCGAACGGCCGCACCGGACACGCGGGCCCGGACCCGTTCCTATCCTGGCGTCCTGCGGAACACCCACGGGGAGGTCCCATGATCCGACGCCTGACCACGTTCCTCGCGGCCGCGGCGCTCGCGGTGACGGGCACGTTGATCGTCGCCCGGCCCGCGCTCGCCGCGCCCGAGGACTACCACCTGAGCTGGTTCGAGGCCGCCGAGGGCGACGTCACCGGCACCTACCGGAACGTCATCGGCCAGATCGAGGCCACCGACATCGGCACGGACACGCTGAGCGAGATCACCAACTCCAGCGACCTCGTCATCCAGCCGAGCTGCTCCGACCCGCTGCCGCCGAACGCGACGCCGCTGTGCTTCTCCGCCGGCGACAACAGCGCCGAGGAGTGGATCCCGCAGGGCATCACGACGACAAACGACGCCACCGGCGGGTCCGCGTCGAAGATCCTGGTCAGCTGGTACGACGGGTGCAGCACCGGCACGCAGGGCACCGACTGGGGGCGTCCCAACCAGGGCTGCCAGGACGGGCCGAACACCGACGAGGCGGCGGACAAGGGCGTGCGGATCAGCGTCTACACGCCGCACGTGGGGTACCGCAACGTGCTGCTCGTCGAGCCGTTCTTCAACAGCTCCGACAACCCGTCCTTCCACGCCACCCACATGCACGCCGGCGGCATCGCCCTGTACGGCAACTTCCTGTACGTGGCCGACACCCGGTACGGCATGCGGGTCTTCGACACCCGCAAGATCTTCGACCTCAACGAGCAGCTGAACCCCACCAACCGGCCCACCAACATCAGCGACAAGACCAAGGTCGGGCGGCACAGCAACGTCTGGTACAGCCACGGGTACCGGTGGGTCTGGCCGGCCGTGGGGAGTGGCGGCGCGACGGCACCGGCCACGCCACCGACTGCCAGGGCGTCGGCTTCCCGATGAAGTTCTCGTACCTGAGCGTCGACCGCGCGGCCCGTTACCTGCTCGCCGGCGAGTACTGCCCGAGTGACCGCTCGCAGCCCGGTCGCCTGGCCCGCTGGCAGCTGGGCAGTCAAGCGGCCACCAGCCCGGCGAGCGGGATAGCAAACGGGTGGGCCGTCGACGCCTTCAACCTGCCGATCGACCACATCCAGGGTGGCGCGTCGGTGGGCGGGAGCACGGTCTACCTGAACGCGAGCGACGGCGCGAGCAACTACGGCAAGCTTTGGCGCTACCAGGTCAGCGGCACCTCGCTGACCAGCGGCGCGTACGTGTCAGCGGCCAGGGGCTGCGAGGACCTCAGCTTCGACACCTGGGACCAGCGCATCTACTCGGTGTCCGAGTACCACGACCGCAGGGCCATCTACTACACCCGGCCCAGCGACTTCTGAGCGACCCGCACCGGCCGGCGCGCCCGCCGCCGGCCGGTGCCGGCGCCGCCTGGCGGCATAATGACCTCGATTCGGAGGTACCGCCAGAACCATGATCATATTGATGCACAGCTCCAAGACGATGCGCCCGCCCACGTCGGGCCCCGCACCCACCGGAAGGCCGGCCCTGCTCGACCGGGCCGAGGAGCTCGTCGCCTACCTGCGGACCCTCTCGCCGGCCGAGCTGGCCCGCGTCATGAAGGTCTCCGCCGACCTCGCGACGAAGGTCCGCGACCTGCACGCCGAGTGGAGCACCAAGCCCGACCGCCAGTCGCCCGCCGCCGCCACCTTCGTCGGCGACATCTACAGCGGGCTGCAGGTCGACACGTTCGCCGCCGCCGACCGCACGTACGCGGACCGGCACCTGCGCATCCTCTCCGGCCTCTACGGCATCCTGCGCCCGTTCGACGGCATCAGCCCGTACCGCCTCGAGATGGGATACCGCCTCCCGCGCGGGCCGTACGCGAACCTCTACACGTTCTGGGGCAAGGCCATCGCCGAGCAGCTGCCGGCCAAGGGGCGGATCGTCAACCTCGCCGCCAACGAGTACAGCAAGACCGTCGTGCCGCACGTCGACCCCGCGCGGGTCGTCACGCCCCGCTTCCTCACCGTCGACGCGGCCTCCGGCCAGGCCAAGTTCGTGGTCGTCCACGCGAAGATCGCGCGGGGCGCGTTCGCGCGGTGGCTGGTGACCGGGCGGGTCAAGGAGGGCGCGACCCGGGAGTTCGCCGAGATCGGCTACCGGTACGACGAGGCGCTGAGCACGGAGGCGGAGCCCGCATACGTATGCGAGGAGTTCGGCGGCAAGGGACTGTCGGTGCGGCTGACCTGATCCTCCCGGCTTCACGCGCCGCCGCGTTGGGTATTTGCCGCGATGTGACCACGACGGAGTCCGGGACCGGCCACGACGAGCGCCTGCGCCGCGTGATCAGCCGGCCGATGCTGGCGTTCTTCATCCTCGGCGACGTCCTCGGCGCCGGCGTCTACTCGCTGACCGGCGACGTCGGCGGCGAGGTGGGCGGGGCGATCTGGCTGGCGTTCCTGGTGGCGTTCGCGCTCGCGTTCCTCACCGCGTTCGCGTACCTCGAACTTGTCACCAAGTACCCGCAGGCCGCCGGCGGCGCCCTCTACACCGACCGGGCGTTCGGCCTGCCGTTCCTGACGTTCCTCGTCACGTTCGCCATCATGGCCTCCGGCGTCACCTCGGCCACGTTCGCGGCCAGCCGGGTCGGCGGCGACTACTTCACCGGCCTCACCGGGGTCGAGTCCCCGCCCACCGTCCTCATCGGAGTCGTGGCGATCCTGCTCGTCGCGGCCATCAACCTGTGGGGCGTGGCCGAGTCGGTCCGGGTCAACATCGCCATCACGCTCGTCGAGCTCGCCGGCCTGCTGTTCGTGATCGGCATCGGCGCGGTCGTGCTGGCCGGCGGGGACGGCGACCCCGCGCAGGCGTTCGAGTTCGCCGGCTCGGGCTTCGGCGTCGTGACCGGCGTGCTCGCCGGGGCGGCCACCGCCTTCTACGCGTTCCTCGGCTTCGAGGACTCGGTCAACCTGGCCGAGGAGACGAAGGAACCGAGCCGCTCCTTCCCGCCCGCCATGATCACGGGGCTGCTGCTGGCCGCCGTCGTGTACCTGCTGGTCGCCTTCACCGCCGCGATGACCGTCCCGCTCGACGTGCTCACCGAGTCCAGCGGCCCGCTGCTGGAGGTCGTCCGCCGCGGCGCGCCCGACCTGCCCGCCGACGAGATCTTCTCCGCCGTCTCGATCTTCGCGGTCTCCAACACGATGCTCATCAACATGCTGATGGCCTCCCGCCTGCTCTACGGCATGGCCGGCCGCGGCGTACTCCCCGGCGTGTTCGGCCGCCTGACCGCGCGGCGCACGCCGTGGGTCGCCATCGCGTTCACGACCGGGCTGTCAGTCCTGCTGCTGGCCACCGTCGACGACCTCGGCGACCTGTCGGACACCACGGTGCTGCTGCTGACCGCGGTCTTCCTTCTGGTCAACATCGCCGCGTTGGTCCTGCGCCGCGATCCGGTCGCGCACGACCATTTCCGGGCCCCGACGGTGGTACTGGTGCTCGGCGCGCTGGTCTCCGCGGTGTTCCTGCTGCCGATCACCCGCGAGGCGTCGATCTACGTGCTCGCGCTGTGGCTGCTGCTCGCGGGCGTCGTCCTGTGGGCGGTGAACCGGCTGCTGATGCGCACCGCCGCGAACCGGTAGCGGCCCCCGCCGGCCGGCCGCGCCGGCCCGCGGGGACCCGTGGCCCTATGACACGACGCAGCTCACGCCGTCCGGACCCTCACCGACCTTCTCCGGCTCGTCACCGCTGTCGTTGCCCTCGAACAGGTCGCAGAGCCCGATGTCGCCGCCGTTGACGGTGATGCCGGACAGCCGCGCGGTGTCGCCGAAGTTGACGTTGATGCCGACCAGCACGCCGCCCGGCGCGGTCGCGGTGACGTTGCTGAGCACCACGTCGCGGCGGGCCTGGGTGGAGCAGTTGCCGCAGGACCGGTACAGCTTGCCGAAGTCCTCGACCTCGAAGTCGCGGATCGTGACGGAGCCGCCCGCGCCCCGGTTGTCCTGGAACACCTTGTCCTCGGCGCCGCTCGCCCCGCCGCCGTCCACCACGACGGTCGCCCCGCTGCCCCGGAACGTGGCGGCGTCCTCGCCCACGTCCTCCCAGAAGACGTTGCGCAGCGTGCAGGTGCCCTGGCAGTGCACCCCGTCCGCGGCGGGCGCGCCGATGATGACGTTGGCGAGGGTGGCGCCGTCGGCGAGGCGGAACAGCGGGTCCTGCCCCTCGTCCTGACCGCCGCCACCGAGGTCGCCGCCGCCGACGAACCGGCGGTTGGTGCCGTCGAACGTGCCGCTGACCGCCATGGTCGCGGTGAGCGTCACCTGGCCGGTAGCCGGCGGCGCGTCGGCCGCGGCGAGGTGCGCGCCGCCGACGCCGGCGACGACGAGCACGGCCGCGGCCGCCCCGACGATGATGCCGCCACGCCATTTGCTGATTGCTCGAACAGACATGTGTCGTGACCTTCCAACGGGAACTCTTGCCGGTCTGGAACGCGCAAGAGTGCCCAGGTCAACGAGCGGAGAGCCGGGGACGGAGGATGACCGTCCACGCGGGTCGACCGGGGCGATTCGTCCATACACCTCCGGAAGAAAGCGGTTTCCTTTCTCCGGGCGAGGCTAGGGCAAGACGCCGACGCCCGTCAATGCCGACCTTCGGGGGAGCGGCGCGGGGTCGCGACCGGGCCGGCCCGCCCGGGTGGCACCGGATCACGGGCCGGCCCGGACCGGGGGTCGCGGGGTGCCGCCGGCGTTGGACCAGCACGATGCCGCCAGCCGGGGCCGAGGGGCGCGCGCCGGGACCGGGGCCCGTGTCGCGCTGGTCGGGTGGGCGGCGTCGGATCGCGCGGAGCCGCCGGGTCCGGGTCTGGGCTGAGCCGGGTGCCCGGGCTTGGTGTCGCCGGTGTCGCCGGTCGGGTTGGCGGCGATGGGTGGCGCGGAGCCGCCGGGTCCGGGGTCTGAGCGGGCGCGCCGCCGGGAGCCGGTGCCGCCGGCCGCGCTGCGGGTTGCCGGCGGGCGGTCACGGCTTCGGCGGGTGCGGTCGCAGCCGGCTGGCCGGGGGAGCGGCGAGCACCTCGGCCCACAGCGACTCGTAGCGCCGTGCCATCCGTTCCGCCGTGAAGGCGGCCAGCGCCCGCTCCCGCGCCTGCCGGCCGAGCCGCCGCCTGCGTGCGGGGTCGGCCGCCAGCCGGCCGATGGCGTCGGCGAGCGCGGCGGTGTCGCCGGTCGGCACCAGGTGTCCGCAGCGGCCGCCGTCCAGCACTTCGGGCACGCCGCCGGTGGCGGTGGCGACGCACGGCAGGCCGGCGCCCATCGCCTCGATGAGGGCCAGGCCGAGGGTCTCGTAGCGGGACGGCTGCACGTAGATGTCCACGTCGCGCAGGTGCTCGTCGACGCGGTCGGTCCAGCCGGTCAGCTCGACCCGGTCGGCGACGCCGAGCCGTGCTGCCTGGGCGCGCAGGGCCGGCTCCTGCGCCCCCGCGCCGATCAGCCTTGCCCGCACGCCGGGCAGGCGGGGCAGCGCGCCGATGAGCACATCCTGGCCTTTGACCGGGTCGAGCCGCCCGACACAGGCCACGACCGACGCGGCGTCCGCGTCGGGCCACCCACCGGAGGCAGGGTCCGCGTCGGGCTGCCCGACACGGCCCCAGACCGGGGCGGCGTCCGCGTCGGGCCACCCACCAGAGCCGGCGTCGGGCTGCCCGACACCGCCCACGAAGGAGCGGGCGTCCGCGTCGGGCCAGCCGTCCGAGCCGGCGTCGGGCTGCCCGCCACGGCCCAAGACGGGGCCGGCGTCCGCGTCAGGCCACCCGCCAGAGCCAGGGTCCGCGTCGGGATGCACAGCACGGTCCACGATGGAGCGAGCGTCGGCGTTGGGCTGGCCGGCACGGCCTGCGGCGGGTGACAAGCGTGGGCGGGCAGCGTTGCCGCCCAGCGGGACTCCATTGTGGATGACGTGGAGCGAGCCGCGGCCCAGGGCGTAGAAGTCCTCCACACGGCGGGCGCCGTCGGCGCTGACGGCCACGTTGGCGTCCAGGCGGAGGGCCAGGGCGCGGGTCCGGAGCAGCAGCGGCAGGTCGACCGTGCGGGCGGCCATGTGGTGTACCGCCACCACGCGCGGCCGCCGCAGGGCGAGTGCCGTGGCCAGCAGGGTCGGGGACGCCCACGGTACCTCCAGGTTGGCCTGCACCACGTCGGGGCGGACGTGGCGCAGCAGCCGTGCGTGGGCGCGGGCGCCTCCGCCGCCGGTCACGTGGTGGGCCAGGCCCGGTCGGTGCGCGGCCAGCCACCGCACCACCGTCTCGTCGGTGCCGGCGACGTGTACCTCATAGGTGTCGCCGAGCCCACCGACCAGGTTGCCCAGCGCGACCTCCGCGCCGCCCACCGCGTCGACGCCGGTGTAGAGCAGGACCCGGGGTCGCCGCCCGCCCGCGCTCACGCGTCCTCGCGGCACGGGCTTTCCAGCCGGAAGAAGTTGCTCTGCCGGCCGTCGCTGCGTTCCTCCTGGTAGATGAAGTTGAGGTGGCGCTCGTCGAACGTCCTGAACCAATCGTCCCAGCTGATCTGGTACAGCCGCTCGCCGCTGTCGCCCAGCGGGAAGTCGAAGGTCAGCACGCCGGCCCGCTCGTCGTGTTCGGTGCCGGAGATCGTCGCGGGCGCGGCGTCGCGGCGTTCGGCCCACTGGCGGATCACCTCGTGCCCGGTGGTGACCAGGCTCCGGCCGGGACGTTCGGGCCGCTGGTCGGTCGACGTGATCTCCTGCGCGTACCGCAGCGACCGCGAGGTGTCCGGACCCGTGCGGATCCCGCCGTCGCGTTCCGTCTGCTGAGCCATCCGTCAGTCCTCCTCATCGTCGATGAGGGGATGGCTACCCACCGCCGCGCATCCGATACGTCCAGAAAGCATGCATATCGGGGGCCGTGACGGGTACCCCGCGCGCCGTGAGTACAGCGCATGAGCCGGACCCGTACGGCTACGCCGGTGAGGGCACCGTCCCCGACCGGCGCCTGGAGGACCTGGAGGACACGGCCGAGAACATCTCCGTGCCCGTCGACGACCTCACCGAGGACGCCGACGGGCCGGAGGAGGAGTTGTAACGGCGCTACACGCCGATGCGGCGCCACGGCCCCCA is from Phytohabitans houttuyneae and encodes:
- a CDS encoding vWA domain-containing protein yields the protein MVRYRQFAVVVGLAALLAAAGCGSGGDQSDSSAPEPLPDRHRQSTPGPERGGETRAQDDPQSTFAIDVDTASYGYARRLINDGHRPDAEQVRPEEFVNAFDQDYPEPGGDGFAVHVDGARLPRFHEAEGDVRLMRVGLRTRGEDAGTREDAALTFVVDVSGSMGEPGRLDLVQDALHTLVDELRPTDSVAIVAFSGEAEVVREMTPVSDARPLHRAVDALRTRSSTNLEAGLVLGYKVAREGFRPGRTNRVIVLSDGLANTGSTRADDILERVSEEADKEIALLGVGVGSEYGDALMERLADRGDGFVVYVSEREQARDVFVHKLPATLAVRALDAKVQVTFDPEAVRSYRLIGYENRVLADEDFRDDRVDGGEVGPGHSVTALYEVRLTGESARDARVARVQARWLDPRTRDAAEVYESVTVSDLSGGFDAAGPRLRMCYAAGFFAEALRGGGAVPLDALGPVARRAGDDTRDPAVRDLAALIDRAADLD
- a CDS encoding TIGR03089 family protein — encoded protein: MRLDMLTAHRDTGAALLTYCDGATGERTTLTPVELGQWAARTAGLLADGCGLAAGDRAAVLLPPHWQTAAVLLGAWSIGVTVSYRSWATAGLPAVGPGQDEPYDAVFVSRQRLGSWLESVPEARHRFVHDLGPDAAPLDEVPEGYRDFLGEARHHPGDLPAQQAVRYTDAASPDGTTYQQWGGIAAEIAGSLGLAPGDRVMVDAAAAHLLPVTWLLAPLAAGASILVCANLDRDAMDRRAAAEGVTHAL
- a CDS encoding transaminase: MIDRSRLAALLDRERAAYADLHPRSAAAYGRAAHLFGRVPMTWMNKTAAGFPIHFETAHGARVTDVDGREYVDFCLGDTGAMAGHAPAPVVEAVTRRLTERGGLATMLPTEEAAEVGAELARRFGVPQWSFALTATDANRWAIRLLRAVTGRPRVLVNSYCYHGSVDESLIVVGPDGRARSREGNVGAPYDVTATSRVAEYNDLDGLERELAHGDVAAVLMEPALTNIGIVLPEPGYLAGVRELTRRHGTYLVNDETHTFSAGPGGATAAWGLAPDVVTIGKAIGGGIPIGAYGLTEALAGALSDRSDLDLVDMGGVGGTLAGNPLSLAAARATLGEVLTDAAFAGMVEVATAFATGARKIIEGYGLPWSVSQLGARVEYRFASPAPRTGGESAACADGELEDYLHTYLANRGILLTPFHNMALACPQTTHDDVARHHEVFAAALGELVG
- a CDS encoding epoxide hydrolase family protein produces the protein MITPYRVEIPEERLDDLRARLAATRWPVPLPGDGWDTGVPVAWLRDLAEHWRTGYDWRAAEAKLNAHPQFVTEIDGQRIHFLHVRSPLPRALPLVLTHGWPGSVFEFLDLIGPLTDPGAHGGDPADAFDVVIPSLPGFGLSGPTADTGWDTTRTARAWAELMRRLGYERFGAHGGDIGAGVSPDLGRVAPERVAGVHVNGGPGPVPPVPLSEEEMAALTEVERDRVRRTEAFMREEYGYIAIQSTRPQTLAYGLTDSPAGQLAWIMDKFREWTYPREALPEDVVDRDWLLTNATLWWLTGTAGSAALVGYASAGGWGEPKTNSGVPTGAIVFAHDVGIRRYAEAENTITRWTDVDRGGHFAAIEEPAALLADLREFFRDLR
- a CDS encoding GNAT family N-acetyltransferase → MVSDLDPAGARCSAEYVLCLRRRREAAGLTYRQLARRARATRESLPPSTVATMLHRNTLPSRDLVAAYIRACGGDDGEVATWLDARSRLAMAAVPAPFVDGSRAAGGAPARSRGPVREADAGGSTVDGTAVRPATGGDVTRLLALRRRLEAQPDPGGPGFHVVADPGGDEPLAGYARVEVDPHWLTGRLVLGVDARWRGRGIGTRLARAAVDECRRRGLRRVELTAATHHQAAVRLLLACGFQIEGLRRASLVVDGRDVDEYYLGLLLA
- a CDS encoding YaaA family protein produces the protein MIILMHSSKTMRPPTSGPAPTGRPALLDRAEELVAYLRTLSPAELARVMKVSADLATKVRDLHAEWSTKPDRQSPAAATFVGDIYSGLQVDTFAAADRTYADRHLRILSGLYGILRPFDGISPYRLEMGYRLPRGPYANLYTFWGKAIAEQLPAKGRIVNLAANEYSKTVVPHVDPARVVTPRFLTVDAASGQAKFVVVHAKIARGAFARWLVTGRVKEGATREFAEIGYRYDEALSTEAEPAYVCEEFGGKGLSVRLT